A stretch of the Corythoichthys intestinalis isolate RoL2023-P3 chromosome 22, ASM3026506v1, whole genome shotgun sequence genome encodes the following:
- the LOC130910996 gene encoding uncharacterized protein LOC130910996 — MRGMACVLLSNLLCTAASASFKVKEEHKTAFFGEDIHLEIPPGDVGSVVFRPKTNASAEVPLLWAGKVLHQRARVNSHGHLVLDDVQEEDEGVYVVSRDGEVLRRLTLDVRDCAVEEVVKYGDTYYIHLNQVQGPISLEFRPGSIPHGNRSDPLHATEAPAALLFRHTLVLADSYAGRLSVTDKTVALHSVKMADEGSFTVRDHEGKVRRRNCLHVREHQDFLHPSNGANMKVKLYLHHEEVNVAYRPKSGHRDRAILERGVLVTPPDPQLAYRLSVEGSELLIRKVRLSDEGVFKITDLAGFPVAHVYVDVVDSKMPPLTVAILSLLSVLAFMLVACLLSCLDKVHKRNEKNKKLLLLAQQAGKGDGEAFRQVVHEAYSRFTEESLTQSVCEKPTEDTEVTIKGLEVSKPGGYQALTSDANFLEMSDSGMDSGLPLDSDTEAAMTCASHKPLLDGRFPSPTPEHDCEAMPVPDRDAHCLSDPPAGDETAAEDGELKEDVTQST; from the exons ATGAGAGGGATGGCGTGTGTGTTGCTTAGCAACCTGCTCTGCACGG ctgCATCGGCGTCCTTTAAAG TCAAGGAAGAGCACAAGACAGCTTTCTTCGGCGAAGATATCCACCTCGAAATCCCGCCGGGCGACGTCGGCTCGGTGGTCTTCCGTCCCAAGACCAATGCGAGCGCCGAGGTACCTCTCCTCTGGGCGGGGAAAGTGCTGCACCAACGAGCCCGAGTCAATTCCCACGGCCACCTAGTGCTGGATGATGTGCAGGAGGAGGACGAGGGAGTCTACGTGGTCAGCAGGGATGGCGAAGTGCTCCGACGGCTCACCCTTGACGTCAGAG ACTGCGCTGTGGAGGAGGTGGTCAAGTATGGAGACACTTACTACATCCACTTGAACCAAGTGCAAGGTCCAATCAGCTTGGAGTTCAG GCCCGGTTCTATCCCGCACGGCAACCGCTCGGACCCCCTGCACGCTACTGAGGCGCCGGCAGCGCTACTCTTCCGCCACACGTTGGTTCTAGCAGACAGTTACGCCGGACGCCTGAGCGTGACTGACAAGACGGTGGCGCTGCACTCGGTCAAGATGGCCGACGAGGGCAGTTTTACCGTGCGCGACCATGAGGGCAAAGTGAGGAGGAGGAACTGTCTTCATGTGCGAG AACACCAGGATTTTTTGCACCCCTCCAACGGAGCCAATATGAAGGTGAAACTCTACTTGCACCACGAAGAAGTCAACGTAGCTTACAGGCCCAAATCGGGTCACCGTGACCGAGCAATCCTGGAACGAGGCGTTCTAGTGACGCCGCCGGACCCCCAGCTGGCGTACCGCCTGAGCGTGGAGGGATCCGAGTTGCTGATCAGAAAGGTGCGATTATCCGATGAGGGAGTCTTCAAAATCACCGATCTGGCGGGATTCCCGGTGGCCCACGTCTATGTAGACGTGGTTG ACTCCAAGATGCCACCGCTGACGGTGGCCATTTTGTCGCTGCTGAGTGTGCTGGCTTTCATGCTGGTGGCGTGCCTGCTGTCCTGCCTCGACAAAGTCCACAAGAGGAATGAGAAGAACAAGAAGCTGCTGCTGCTCGCCCAGCAGGCTGGAAAGGGTGACGGGGAAGCCTTTCGGCAG GTGGTCCACGAGGCGTACAGCAGGTTTACCGAAGAATCGCTTACACAGTCCGTGTGCGAAAAACCCACTGAAGACACTGAAGTCACCATCAAG ggcctggaagtGTCCAAACCAGGCGGGTATCAGGCACTCACGTCAGACGCCAACTTCCTGGAGATGAGTGACTCCGGGATGGACTCCGGCCTCCCGCTGGACAGCGACACGGAAGCCGCCATGACCTGCGCTTCCCACAAGCCCCTCCTTGACGGTCGCTTTCCGAGTCCCACGCCCGAGCACGACTGTGAGGCCATGCCGGTGCCGGACAGGGACGCCCATTGCCTTTCCGATCCACCCGCTGGCGATGAGACTGCGGCTGAGGATGGAGAATTGAAGGAGGACGTGACGCAGAGCACCTGA